The genomic DNA GTGCCATTCATTTCCTTTGATTTCTTCCGGGACATTTTGAAGTGCTCGGTCAAAATTATCAGTTACTTGGAGTAGTTCGAGTACTAGATTTGCCGTCGCAAATTGTGCGAAAGCTTTTTTTTCTTCCTCACTTCTTCTTTTGAAATTAGCCAGGTCCGCAGTTGCTTGTTGAGCGAGGTTTGTGAGTTGAGCGATTTTGGCATCTATTTCCGCTTGTTCATTTAGTTCTTCTTGTTCCTTGATCTTTTGTTGAATCTCATCGAGTGGCTCAACCTGATTATCGTCTTGTTGTGTATTCATTATATATAAGTGTTAGAGCATGTTTTTAATTTCTTCGAGAACGGCTTTGTTGTATGCGTAGCTCATGCGAGTAGGGCCGAGGATTCCGATGTGGCCACCAAAGCCATCTAGTTCGTATTCGGTTACGATTATTGAGCAGCTTTCTATTTCTTTGATCAAGTTCTCTTTTCCTATAAATATTTTTACGTCTTTGTCAGTTGGAAGTTTTTTTAGAATGTTTCTGAATTTTGTGCCATTTTCAAGCACTTCGATTACTTGACTCGCGCGCATTGGTTCATCGAGAAATTCTTGATTCCGTAGAATCTTTGAAGTCCCAAGA from Candidatus Peregrinibacteria bacterium includes the following:
- a CDS encoding nucleotide exchange factor GrpE, translating into MNTQQDDNQVEPLDEIQQKIKEQEELNEQAEIDAKIAQLTNLAQQATADLANFKRRSEEEKKAFAQFATANLVLELLQVTDNFDRALQNVPEEIKGNEWHQGIQGIDQQFHGILQKQGVAPIQAIGQKLDLNLHEALMQGPGEKDIILEELEKGYMMGTRILRPTKVKVGNGEAA